One Planctomycetaceae bacterium genomic region harbors:
- the lpxA gene encoding acyl-ACP--UDP-N-acetylglucosamine O-acyltransferase, which produces MTKIHPTAVIEPSAQIGNDVVIGPNCYIDSGAKLGNGCILDANVVIGRNVIIGEKNVFYPSTVIGRNPQMLGATPDSPCGTLEIGNNNMIREFVTIHPSIYTDSKTSVGSDNLIMVGAHIGHDCIVEDKIVLSNMTQISGHCKVETGAWLSGSVLIHQFTTVGKWSYATALAGLNHDVPPFVTVSGHYPPEVRLINERGMIRAGLNDNQQRAVLDAFKFLFKNDKPLLENAKTLVAQGGLDENVQYLVDFILRSSQHRFGRYLESLRRKH; this is translated from the coding sequence ATGACTAAAATTCATCCAACTGCAGTTATTGAACCAAGTGCGCAAATTGGAAATGATGTCGTAATTGGCCCTAACTGCTACATCGATTCAGGGGCAAAATTAGGCAATGGCTGTATTCTCGACGCTAATGTCGTAATCGGCAGGAACGTAATTATTGGGGAAAAAAATGTTTTTTATCCCAGTACGGTAATTGGCAGAAATCCTCAAATGCTTGGCGCTACGCCGGACTCTCCCTGCGGCACGCTCGAAATCGGCAATAATAATATGATTCGTGAATTTGTTACAATTCATCCGAGCATTTATACCGACAGTAAAACAAGCGTAGGCAGCGATAATTTGATTATGGTTGGGGCGCATATCGGTCACGACTGCATTGTCGAAGACAAAATAGTCTTAAGCAATATGACACAAATAAGCGGTCACTGCAAGGTTGAAACTGGCGCCTGGCTTAGCGGCTCTGTATTGATTCATCAGTTTACGACAGTCGGCAAATGGAGTTATGCTACCGCATTGGCAGGCCTCAATCACGATGTTCCTCCCTTTGTTACTGTAAGCGGCCATTATCCGCCTGAAGTAAGATTAATTAACGAAAGAGGAATGATAAGAGCAGGTCTCAATGATAATCAGCAGCGAGCGGTTTTAGATGCTTTTAAATTTTTATTCAAGAATGATAAACCGCTTCTTGAAAACGCCAAAACCCTGGTGGCACAGGGCGGCCTCGATGAAAACGTTCAGTATCTCGTGGATTTTATTTTAAGAAGCAGCCAGCATCGTTTCGGCAGGTATCTCGAATCATTGAGAAGAAAACATTAG
- the lpxD gene encoding UDP-3-O-(3-hydroxymyristoyl)glucosamine N-acyltransferase, with product MKMTINEIAQILKAQLVGSGSAEVTGVCTFETAVPDKITFASDAKLLEQIATCKAAAVIVKDKVESPIPLLVVGNVEKALIETMKLFMPKLEKPAAGIHKTAVVEDGADIAPTASIGAMALIRKDAKIGAGTVIGAGCKIGQNVTIGKDCKLDDNVVVYHNCTIGNYCFISANATIGATGFGYYFIDGRHQLIPHTGGVIIEDCVEIGANTCVDRAKFGNTIIGAGTKIDNLVQVAHNVVIGKCCLIVSQVGIAGSCKIGNGVVLAGQVGMKDHITIGDMTRVGAQAGVINDIGPNLTVVGSPAIDAKEKFRQVLSTQKLPEMNKQLKQLLKKVEQLEAAKDNSK from the coding sequence ATGAAAATGACAATAAATGAAATAGCTCAAATTTTAAAAGCGCAGCTTGTCGGCAGCGGTTCTGCCGAAGTTACAGGCGTTTGTACTTTTGAAACCGCTGTGCCGGATAAAATAACTTTTGCCTCCGATGCCAAACTGCTTGAGCAAATCGCGACTTGCAAAGCGGCCGCGGTGATTGTGAAAGACAAAGTCGAATCGCCAATACCGCTGCTTGTTGTCGGTAATGTCGAAAAGGCGCTCATCGAAACGATGAAATTATTTATGCCGAAACTTGAAAAACCGGCCGCGGGAATACATAAAACCGCCGTTGTAGAAGATGGAGCCGATATTGCCCCGACAGCATCGATTGGGGCTATGGCATTAATAAGGAAAGACGCTAAAATCGGTGCCGGGACGGTAATTGGCGCCGGCTGTAAGATTGGACAAAACGTTACAATCGGCAAAGACTGCAAACTTGACGATAATGTGGTTGTTTATCACAACTGCACGATTGGTAATTATTGTTTTATTAGCGCAAACGCGACAATAGGAGCTACCGGCTTTGGTTATTATTTTATCGACGGCCGACATCAGTTGATTCCGCACACCGGTGGTGTTATTATAGAAGACTGCGTGGAAATTGGCGCAAACACCTGTGTTGACAGGGCGAAATTTGGCAATACAATTATTGGTGCCGGTACGAAGATAGACAACCTTGTCCAGGTGGCGCATAATGTTGTTATCGGCAAGTGCTGTCTTATAGTTTCGCAGGTTGGTATTGCCGGCAGTTGTAAAATTGGCAACGGTGTCGTTCTTGCCGGTCAGGTTGGTATGAAAGACCATATAACCATCGGCGATATGACACGAGTCGGCGCGCAAGCCGGTGTTATAAATGATATTGGTCCGAATTTAACAGTCGTTGGTTCGCCGGCGATTGATGCTAAGGAAAAATTTCGGCAAGTGCTTTCGACCCAGAAACTGCCGGAAATGAATAAGCAATTAAAACAGTTGTTGAAGAAAGTTGAGCAGCTTGAAGCCGCAAAAGACAATAGCAAGTGA
- the lpxC gene encoding UDP-3-O-acyl-N-acetylglucosamine deacetylase — MSSLKPQKTIASEFRLSGKGMFGGQDAKVLFRPADVDTGIVFVRLDMPEPVRIEANVKNIGQRSRRTALIKGDASIETVEHCLSAVSGLEIDNIIIEVDGPELPCMDGGPLEFFKALKKAGCVEQSKPQKEFTITEPVTIVEGDASIYALPCASDELQITYDMDYTKHTGIGRQMLSCTLTPEYYEQNLAPARTFLLEAEAMQFQSHGIGTHLTPKDILVINSDGPIKNSFRFPDECVRHKIVDLIGDIALVGRRIKGRIVAYKSGHNLNQSLAKKLVQQAEQQDRVTKAGTDALLDIRRIQKILPHRYPFLLVDKIIEIDGDRLIKGVKNVTFNEMFFQGHFPGTPIMPGVLILEALAQVSGLLFAQKLEHTGKLALLLGMDAVRLRKTVVPGDQLILISETTRIRSRTAVCKCQALVGDAKAAEAEIMFMLVDDETV; from the coding sequence TTGAGCAGCTTGAAGCCGCAAAAGACAATAGCAAGTGAATTTAGACTTTCCGGCAAAGGAATGTTCGGCGGTCAGGACGCGAAAGTCCTTTTCCGACCCGCGGATGTTGACACGGGTATTGTGTTTGTACGTCTCGATATGCCCGAACCGGTGCGCATCGAAGCAAATGTCAAAAACATTGGCCAGCGGAGCAGAAGAACTGCGCTGATAAAGGGCGATGCGAGCATCGAAACGGTCGAGCATTGTCTGTCGGCTGTAAGCGGGCTGGAAATAGATAATATCATTATCGAAGTTGATGGTCCGGAACTTCCGTGTATGGACGGCGGGCCGCTTGAGTTTTTCAAGGCGCTGAAAAAGGCAGGCTGTGTCGAACAGTCCAAACCTCAAAAAGAATTTACGATTACCGAGCCTGTTACGATTGTGGAAGGCGATGCGTCGATATATGCTCTTCCATGTGCTTCTGATGAATTGCAGATTACGTATGATATGGATTACACCAAGCATACCGGCATCGGCAGGCAGATGTTGAGTTGTACGCTGACACCTGAATATTATGAGCAGAATCTTGCACCGGCAAGAACGTTTCTGCTTGAAGCCGAGGCAATGCAGTTTCAATCACACGGAATTGGTACGCATTTAACCCCGAAAGATATTCTTGTTATCAATTCTGACGGGCCGATTAAAAACAGTTTCAGATTTCCAGACGAATGTGTCCGTCATAAAATTGTCGATTTAATCGGCGACATCGCGCTTGTCGGCAGAAGAATCAAAGGCCGAATCGTCGCGTACAAGAGCGGTCATAATCTAAATCAGTCGCTGGCCAAAAAACTTGTTCAGCAGGCCGAGCAGCAGGACAGAGTTACAAAAGCCGGTACGGACGCGCTGCTCGATATTCGCAGGATTCAAAAAATATTGCCGCATCGCTATCCGTTTTTGCTGGTTGATAAAATCATCGAAATTGACGGCGATAGGTTAATCAAAGGCGTTAAGAACGTAACTTTTAATGAAATGTTTTTTCAGGGGCATTTTCCCGGAACGCCGATAATGCCGGGCGTTTTAATTCTTGAAGCGCTCGCACAGGTATCCGGTTTGCTTTTTGCGCAGAAGCTGGAGCATACCGGTAAACTGGCACTTTTGCTTGGGATGGATGCGGTGAGGTTACGAAAAACCGTTGTGCCAGGCGACCAGTTGATTCTGATTTCTGAAACGACAAGAATCAGAAGCAGAACGGCTGTATGTAAATGTCAGGCTTTGGTCGGAGACGCCAAGGCCGCTGAAGCGGAAATAATGTTTATGCTCGTCGATGACGAGACTGTATAA
- a CDS encoding OmpH family outer membrane protein codes for MKKQNIILVALLAVLLVAILCIENSCAAKDKMLPSPRIAVVSVRELFDNSTYKTQTEKELSDEGEKRFADIKKMEQDIEADKNAISKLKDDSPEYMATLKALMIKQSQYEAEKEFYQQDLTLKEMHSKENIYRKILEAIAEVAKDKGFNMILNRDDNYLNQPESSPPAQNPTDMILTTKTHKLLYYDKSYDITQDVLITLNNKAPKTK; via the coding sequence ATGAAGAAACAGAATATTATTCTCGTCGCTTTATTGGCAGTTTTACTGGTCGCAATTTTGTGCATTGAAAATTCATGCGCAGCCAAAGATAAAATGCTGCCGTCGCCGCGAATCGCTGTTGTCAGTGTTCGTGAATTATTCGATAACAGCACGTATAAAACACAGACTGAAAAAGAACTTTCAGACGAAGGCGAAAAAAGATTCGCTGATATCAAAAAAATGGAGCAGGACATAGAGGCTGACAAAAATGCCATCAGCAAATTAAAGGACGACAGCCCGGAATATATGGCTACTCTCAAGGCACTGATGATCAAACAGTCACAGTACGAAGCAGAGAAGGAATTTTATCAGCAGGATTTGACTCTTAAGGAAATGCACAGCAAAGAAAATATCTATCGCAAAATTCTTGAAGCCATCGCGGAAGTCGCCAAAGACAAGGGCTTCAATATGATTCTCAACAGGGATGATAACTATCTCAATCAGCCTGAAAGCTCTCCGCCGGCTCAAAATCCGACAGATATGATTCTGACTACCAAGACGCACAAACTTCTTTATTATGATAAATCTTATGACATTACACAGGATGTTTTGATTACTCTTAATAACAAAGCTCCCAAGACAAAATAA